The Coregonus clupeaformis isolate EN_2021a chromosome 27, ASM2061545v1, whole genome shotgun sequence genomic sequence TTTTTATCAATGGGGGCGCAAATACTGCAAGTAGTCTCATCCTTAAGGCAGTTCCAACCCATGATCGGTAACGCGCCCAGAGTGATGCTAGTCACCCAAATGAGAACCAGTGTGATGATGGTAAAAATCACTGTTCGTTCCGTGTGGTAAGTGAGTGCGTTGTAGAGGGAGAGGTATCTATCCACAGTGATTGCCAGGATATTGAGAACGGAGGCCGAAAAGGCAGTGATGAGCAGTCCAGCTGATAGCAGCGTCGCGAATCCCGTATCAAAGATGTAGGTGATGGTGAAATTCACTATCAAACCAAGCCCCGCCAGTAGGTCCGCGAAAGCCAGGCTCCCTATCAACACGAACATGGGCGCTTTCAGGGTGGGCGTGTAAATAATTAAGGCAATCACGATTGCATTTTCACAGGACATGAGGGTCCCTGTGACACACAATACTATATCCCAGGGATTCACGCTGACAGGCACCGGCTCCAGCTCGAATGTTGGAGGTGGCGTGGAATTCCCTCCTTCTTGAACACTCCAGATTGGGGATGAGGTGTTCTGGAATTGGTTACTCATAGCTGCGGCAGAGAGTGAATCATCactgagaaagacagagaaggggagggggcgCAGATAGAGAATTTCAGAGTGGTACAGTGTAAAGACACTTGTGTTCAAGAGTGTATCTTACATATTTCCAAATAAAACATTTGGCTCATTAGACAGATGCACGTCAAATTGCGGCGTGAATGCATGGCCAAAATGCCGCCTTTTATGCATAAAAGATATTAGCGGAGTATCACTGATTAGTCTAATCATAACAGTGAAACTGTGCTGTTAAGTGTACTTATGATTTCCTCCGTTGACTCCCAGCACATACAACAAAGAGTTAAATTCAAATGAGAGCCCCTCTGTCGGGACTATTGACATCACGGATTGGCTGTTTGAGCAGGAATTTATAGAAAGGGTAAAAATGTTAATGAATGGGTTGTCTTTGATCTAATTTTAGATCATGTCATTTCGATTAGTAATACATTAGATATGGGTTGTTCCACTCAGGGCAAGTTCATATTATTAATCCACACATGTAGGCTTACCCCCTCGCGTGATTATAAAGGACTTCTAAGGTCAAAAACCAAATGATGTCATTTTTGTGAGAAAAGGTTTCT encodes the following:
- the LOC121542123 gene encoding G-protein coupled receptor 12, with product MHCDDSLSAAAMSNQFQNTSSPIWSVQEGGNSTPPPTFELEPVPVSVNPWDIVLCVTGTLMSCENAIVIALIIYTPTLKAPMFVLIGSLAFADLLAGLGLIVNFTITYIFDTGFATLLSAGLLITAFSASVLNILAITVDRYLSLYNALTYHTERTVIFTIITLVLIWVTSITLGALPIMGWNCLKDETTCSICAPIDKNHAAALAVTLLFVFALILQLYLQICKIAFRHAQQIAVQHQFMTTSHSSSTTKGVSTLSIILGTFALCWIPFAMYSLVADIRYPSIYTYVTALPAICHSMINPIIYAFRNPDIQKSMRFACCCGCASSNFPLRPRTPSDV